One part of the Alosa alosa isolate M-15738 ecotype Scorff River chromosome 4, AALO_Geno_1.1, whole genome shotgun sequence genome encodes these proteins:
- the LOC125293195 gene encoding peptidase inhibitor 16 has product MFCAGVCACVCALLVGSSAQLSEDHYQVIVDQHNLRRTQVIPSAVYMKTMSWDERLRIVAEGYAAKCRWDHNPELEDLGENLYITNGPLDPEEAIEKWFNEHENYNYTSNECAEGEMCGHYTQVVWADSHNVGCAAHQCVDIEGLPFGNATILVCNYYPAGNYEGEKPYTEGEFCSSCPEDMPRCTDALCAPEETELPSEEPDLTDSWATDSSPSSSDVPGTAPLLPLHTTTLAGNSAPEVIPSSSPSPAGEEAEAEGTSPGEEGAAGSPRLEEVSVEMGLDEALMNLDRLLDTQTSRSRIMVKSRDRNVLSSAAEQRVWSGMLLLNLIGLVLCLMA; this is encoded by the exons ATGTtttgtgcgggtgtgtgtgcgtgtgtgtgtgcgctgctggTCGGGAGCAGCGCTCAGCTTTCTGAGGACCATTACCAGGTCATCGTGGACCAGCACAACCTCCGCCGGACACAAGTCATCCCCAGCGCTGTCTACATGAAGACCATG agcTGGGATGAGAGACTGAGGATCGTGGCAGAGGGCTATGCAGCAAAGTGTCGGTGGGACCACAACCCTGAACTGGAGGACCttggagaaaacttgtacatcacCAACGGCCCACTGGACCCAGAAGAGGCCATTGAGAAATG GTTCAACGAGCATGAGAACTACAACTACACCAGCAATGAGTGTGCGGAGGGAGAGATGTGTGGTCACTACACACAG gtggtGTGGGCAGACAGTCATAATGTGGGGTGTGCGGCGCATCAGTGTGTGGACATCGAGGGTCTGCCCTTTGGGAACGCCACCATCCTCGTGTGCAACTACTACCCTGC GGGGAACTACGAGGGGGAGAAGCCGTACACTGAGGGAGAGTTCTGCTCCAGCTGTCCTGAAGACATGCCGCGCTGCACCGACGCCCTCTGTG CTCCCGAGGAGACGGAGCTGCCCTCTGAGGAGCCCGACCTGACGGACAGCTGGGCCACagactcctccccctcctcctccgacGTTCCTGGAACTGCCCCCCTGCTGCCCCTTCACACCACCACCCTGGCGGGCAACAGCGCCCCAGAGGTCATCCCCAGCTCCAGCCCCAGCCCTGCAGGAGAGGAGGCCGAGGCGGAGGGCACCTCTCctggggaggagggggcagcGGGCAGCCCCAGGCTGGAGGAGGTGAGTGTGGAGATGGGCCTGGACGAGGCGCTGATGAATCTGGACAGACTCCTGGACACCCAAACCTCCAGGAGCAGGATCATGGTGAAGTCCCGCGACAGGAACGTCCTGTCCAGCGCGGCGGAGCAGAGGGTGTGGTCAGGGATGCTGCTTCTCAATCTGATTGGTCTGGTTCTGTGCCTGATGGCTTAG